A genomic window from Pantoea alhagi includes:
- a CDS encoding alpha/beta fold hydrolase translates to MAFTDTGKGFPVLLGHSYLFDNKMWTPQISALTTKYRVIAPDLWGHGASPSLPSRVESLSDLAADHLNLMTYLGITEFAVVGLSVGGMWGAELAALAPDRVRALMLFDTFLGSETTEAQAQYFHMLNAVEKAGAITSPLLDYIVSQFYSASASADQVTALTSYLSSLGAQQLRDSIVPVGKMIFGRADRMHILDSIQCPTHVATGERDLPRPLSEGKAMAERLACEFTTIPQAGHISNRENPAFVTTLILDFLSSAIAD, encoded by the coding sequence ATGGCATTCACCGACACAGGTAAAGGCTTTCCGGTTTTACTGGGTCACAGTTATCTTTTCGATAATAAGATGTGGACGCCGCAGATTAGCGCGCTGACAACAAAATACCGCGTTATTGCCCCCGATTTATGGGGGCATGGCGCTTCTCCGTCCCTGCCGTCCCGGGTAGAGTCCCTGTCAGACCTGGCCGCAGATCATTTGAATTTGATGACGTATTTGGGCATTACAGAGTTTGCCGTGGTGGGCCTGTCGGTTGGCGGCATGTGGGGAGCCGAGCTCGCCGCTCTTGCACCAGACCGCGTCAGGGCATTGATGCTTTTTGATACGTTTCTGGGCAGTGAAACAACCGAGGCACAGGCGCAATATTTTCATATGCTTAATGCCGTAGAGAAGGCGGGTGCCATTACATCCCCCCTGTTAGACTATATCGTATCGCAGTTTTACTCTGCCTCTGCTTCAGCAGACCAGGTCACCGCTTTAACCTCTTATCTTTCATCCCTTGGCGCTCAACAGCTGCGCGACAGCATTGTGCCGGTAGGAAAAATGATTTTTGGACGGGCGGATCGAATGCATATCCTTGACAGCATTCAGTGTCCCACTCATGTCGCTACAGGGGAACGGGACCTGCCCCGTCCGCTATCCGAGGGAAAAGCCATGGCCGAAAGGCTCGCATGTGAATTCACCACAATCCCTCAGGCCGGTCATATCAGTAACCGTGAAAATCCCGCATTCGTCACGACATTAATTCTGGATTTCCTGAGCAGCGCGATCGCAGATTAA
- a CDS encoding 2-hydroxyacid dehydrogenase, giving the protein MKLAVYSTKQYDKKYLDNVNQRFGFDIEYFDFLLTERTAINAVNCEAVCIFVNDDASRPVLEILSAQGVKIIALRCAGFNNVDLAAAAELGLKVVRVPAYSPEAVAEHAVGMMMTLNRRIHRAYQRTRDANFSLEGLIGFNMHGRTAGVVGTGKIGIATLRILKGFGMRLLAFDPYPNPQALDLGAEYVDIKSLFKESDVITLHCPLTADNHHLLDAAAFSQMKDGVMIINTSRGGLVDSQAAIEALKQQKIGSLGMDVYENERDLFFEDKSNDVIQDDVFRRLSACHNVLFTGHQAFLTAEALTAISETTLSNLQQLAKGEACPNEVSV; this is encoded by the coding sequence ATGAAGCTTGCGGTCTACAGCACCAAACAGTACGACAAAAAATATCTGGATAACGTTAACCAGCGCTTTGGTTTCGATATCGAATACTTTGATTTTTTGCTTACCGAACGTACTGCGATAAACGCCGTCAATTGTGAAGCCGTCTGTATTTTTGTTAATGATGACGCCAGCCGCCCGGTGCTGGAAATCCTTAGCGCCCAGGGTGTAAAAATCATCGCATTACGCTGCGCCGGTTTTAATAATGTTGATTTAGCGGCGGCCGCCGAGCTGGGCCTGAAAGTGGTACGCGTACCGGCCTACTCGCCGGAAGCGGTGGCGGAACATGCAGTAGGCATGATGATGACGCTTAACCGTCGTATTCATCGCGCCTATCAGCGCACCCGCGACGCCAACTTCTCCCTGGAGGGATTAATCGGTTTTAATATGCATGGTCGTACCGCTGGCGTGGTGGGCACCGGTAAAATCGGTATCGCGACGCTGCGGATTTTAAAGGGTTTTGGCATGCGCCTGCTGGCATTCGATCCTTACCCAAACCCACAGGCGTTGGATCTGGGCGCAGAATATGTCGATATTAAAAGCCTGTTTAAAGAATCCGATGTGATTACCCTGCACTGTCCGCTGACGGCGGATAACCATCATTTACTGGATGCCGCCGCATTCAGCCAGATGAAGGACGGGGTAATGATCATCAATACCAGCCGTGGCGGACTGGTGGATTCTCAGGCCGCGATCGAGGCATTGAAACAGCAGAAAATTGGTTCGCTTGGCATGGACGTCTATGAAAATGAGCGCGATCTGTTCTTTGAGGACAAATCCAATGACGTGATTCAGGACGATGTGTTCCGTCGCCTTTCGGCCTGCCATAACGTTCTGTTTACCGGTCATCAGGCTTTCTTAACCGCTGAAGCGCTTACCGCCATTTCAGAAACCACGCTCTCTAACCTGCAACAGCTGGCAAAAGGCGAGGCCTGCCCGAATGAGGTCAGCGTTTAG
- a CDS encoding peptide ABC transporter substrate-binding protein translates to MKSFRIALRTFLTASLLTTAQAAQVAPGDQLAERQDIVRHIKDEPASLDPQKAVGLPEIQVMRDLFEGLTNQDAQGNVVPGVAQSWQSNDNQSWIFTLREDARWSDGKPVTAQDFVYSWRRLVDSKNASSYAWFAGLAAIHNAGAITQGKLPPESLGVTALDKTHLKVTLDRPVAWFPSLTAHVSLYPVPQKVIEAWGDAWTRPGNLIGNGAYQLKERVVNEKIVLVRNQNYWDNAHSVLNQVTFLPINEESSATKRYRAGDIDITESFPKNLYGMLKKNIPNEVYTPDQLGTYYYAFNTQRGPTADARVRRALSWSIDRRIIAEKVLGTGEKPAWHLTPEVVSGFTPKPSILQQHTQAELNMQAKALLAAAGYGPNRPLRLSLLYNTSENHQKIAIAVASMWKKNLGVEVKLQNQEWKTYIDSRNSGNFDVIRASWIGDYNEPSTFLSLLTSSHSGNIAKFHNADYDAVLAKASRENNAQARNEDYNRAEQILDEQAPIAPVYQYTNGRLIKPWVKGYPINNPEDVAYSRQLYILKH, encoded by the coding sequence ATGAAATCATTTCGCATTGCGCTGCGTACCTTTTTAACCGCCTCGCTGTTAACCACGGCGCAGGCTGCACAGGTGGCCCCTGGCGACCAGCTGGCGGAACGGCAGGATATCGTGCGCCATATCAAAGATGAACCGGCGTCGCTCGATCCGCAAAAGGCTGTGGGACTCCCTGAAATCCAGGTGATGCGCGATCTGTTCGAAGGGTTAACCAACCAGGATGCGCAGGGAAACGTTGTGCCGGGCGTGGCGCAAAGCTGGCAGAGCAATGATAACCAGAGCTGGATCTTCACGCTGCGGGAGGATGCGCGCTGGTCAGACGGCAAGCCGGTAACGGCCCAGGATTTTGTCTACAGCTGGCGGCGTCTGGTTGACAGTAAAAATGCCTCGTCTTACGCCTGGTTTGCCGGGCTGGCGGCGATTCATAACGCCGGGGCGATAACGCAGGGTAAACTGCCGCCCGAGAGCCTTGGCGTCACCGCGCTGGATAAAACCCATCTTAAGGTAACGCTCGATCGACCTGTCGCCTGGTTTCCCAGCCTCACCGCGCATGTCAGCCTCTATCCGGTACCACAAAAGGTGATTGAGGCGTGGGGCGATGCCTGGACCAGGCCGGGTAATCTGATCGGCAACGGCGCTTATCAGCTAAAGGAACGGGTAGTAAATGAAAAAATTGTGCTGGTGCGTAATCAGAACTATTGGGATAACGCACATTCAGTACTGAATCAGGTCACGTTCTTGCCGATTAACGAAGAGTCCAGCGCCACCAAGCGCTATCGCGCAGGGGATATCGATATTACCGAATCCTTCCCGAAAAACCTCTACGGCATGCTAAAGAAAAACATTCCGAATGAGGTCTATACGCCCGATCAGCTGGGAACCTATTATTATGCGTTTAATACGCAGCGCGGGCCGACTGCCGATGCGCGCGTGCGTCGGGCACTCTCCTGGAGCATTGACCGTCGCATTATCGCCGAAAAAGTGTTGGGCACCGGCGAAAAACCTGCCTGGCATCTCACCCCGGAAGTGGTAAGCGGTTTTACGCCCAAACCCTCCATTTTGCAGCAGCACACCCAGGCCGAACTGAATATGCAGGCGAAGGCGCTGCTGGCTGCGGCTGGCTATGGGCCAAACCGGCCGCTGCGGTTGTCGCTGCTGTATAACACATCAGAAAACCATCAAAAGATCGCTATTGCGGTGGCCTCGATGTGGAAGAAAAACCTCGGCGTAGAGGTGAAACTGCAAAATCAGGAGTGGAAAACCTATATCGACAGCCGCAACAGCGGCAATTTCGACGTGATCCGTGCTTCCTGGATTGGGGATTATAATGAGCCTTCCACCTTTCTTAGCCTGCTGACGTCCAGCCACAGCGGTAATATTGCTAAGTTCCATAATGCGGATTACGATGCGGTGCTGGCGAAGGCGAGCCGGGAAAACAACGCGCAGGCGCGTAACGAGGATTACAACCGCGCAGAGCAGATCCTTGATGAGCAGGCGCCGATCGCGCCAGTTTATCAATATACCAACGGGCGCTTAATCAAGCCCTGGGTGAAAGGCTATCCCATTAACAACCCTGAAGACGTTGCCTACAGCCGCCAGCTCTATATCCTCAAACATTAA
- the zntB gene encoding zinc transporter ZntB, with protein MNVIEGKALQVSGAIIACQLDGQGGLIPIEDKDVIHCERPCWLHLNYTHRESAEWLSSTPLIPDAVRDALAGDSLRPRVSRLGDGFMITLRSVNRNSDSRPEQLVAIRVFINDKLIVSTRRRKVNAIDEVLSELQNGNGPVDGGSWLVELCDVLTDHTSEFIEDLQDKIIELEDALMDQRVPARGELALLRKQLIVMRRYMTPQRDVYARLASEKLGWMDDNERRRMQEIADRLGRGLDDLAASVARTAVLADEIASIMQEAMNRRTYTMSLLAMLFLPTTFLTGLFGVNLGGIPGAESRYGFAIFCLMLVLLVAGVALWLHKRKWL; from the coding sequence GTGAACGTCATTGAAGGAAAAGCGCTACAGGTTTCAGGTGCAATTATCGCCTGCCAGCTTGACGGGCAGGGCGGCCTGATCCCGATTGAAGATAAAGATGTGATTCATTGCGAGCGCCCCTGCTGGCTTCATCTCAATTATACCCACCGCGAAAGCGCCGAGTGGCTCTCTTCCACGCCGCTCATCCCGGACGCGGTACGCGATGCGCTGGCCGGAGACAGCCTGCGCCCACGCGTTAGCCGTCTGGGCGATGGTTTTATGATTACGCTACGCAGCGTGAACCGCAACAGCGATTCACGACCTGAACAGCTGGTGGCTATTCGCGTTTTTATTAACGATAAGCTGATTGTTTCCACGCGACGGCGTAAGGTTAACGCTATCGATGAAGTGCTGTCCGAGCTGCAAAACGGCAATGGTCCGGTGGATGGCGGAAGCTGGCTGGTAGAGCTTTGCGATGTGCTGACCGATCACACCAGTGAATTTATCGAAGATCTGCAGGATAAAATTATTGAGCTGGAAGATGCGTTAATGGATCAGCGCGTACCGGCTCGTGGCGAATTGGCGCTGCTGCGTAAGCAGCTGATAGTGATGCGCCGTTATATGACGCCACAGCGTGATGTCTATGCGCGTCTGGCCAGCGAAAAGCTGGGCTGGATGGATGACAATGAACGTCGCCGCATGCAGGAAATTGCTGACCGGCTTGGCCGTGGGCTGGATGACTTAGCCGCCAGCGTGGCGCGCACGGCGGTGCTGGCGGATGAGATCGCATCGATAATGCAGGAGGCGATGAACCGGCGAACCTACACCATGTCGCTGCTGGCGATGCTCTTTCTGCCGACAACCTTTCTTACCGGCCTGTTTGGCGTCAACCTGGGCGGTATCCCGGGAGCGGAAAGCCGCTATGGCTTTGCGATTTTCTGCCTGATGTTAGTGTTGCTGGTGGCTGGCGTTGCCCTGTGGTTACATAAACGTAAGTGGCTATAG
- the ttcA gene encoding tRNA 2-thiocytidine(32) synthetase TtcA: MQQDQTVNKKEQYNLNKLQKRLRRNVGEAIADFNMIEEGDRIMVCLSGGKDSYTMLEILRNLQQSAPVNFSLIAVNLDQKQPGFPEHVLPQYLDSLGVEYKIVEENTYGIVKDKIPEGKTTCSLCSRLRRGILYRTATELGCTKIALGHHRDDILQTLFLNMFYGGKMKGMPPKLMSDDGKHIVIRPLAYCREKDIERFAIARQYPIIPCNLCGSQPNLQRQVIADMLRDWDKRYPGRIETMFSAMQNVVPSHLADTSLFDFKSIQHGSAVVDGGDLAFDRESLPLQPVGWQPDEEEDAPASQRLDILEIK; encoded by the coding sequence ATGCAACAAGATCAAACCGTTAATAAGAAAGAGCAATACAACCTGAACAAGCTGCAAAAGCGCCTGCGTCGTAACGTGGGTGAAGCGATTGCCGATTTCAATATGATCGAAGAAGGCGATCGCATCATGGTTTGCCTGTCCGGCGGTAAAGATAGCTACACCATGCTGGAAATTTTGCGTAACCTGCAGCAAAGCGCGCCGGTCAATTTTTCGCTGATTGCGGTTAACCTTGATCAGAAACAGCCAGGCTTCCCGGAGCATGTGCTGCCGCAGTATCTGGACTCTCTTGGCGTTGAATATAAAATCGTCGAAGAGAACACCTACGGCATCGTTAAAGATAAAATCCCCGAAGGGAAAACCACCTGCTCACTCTGCTCACGCCTGCGTCGTGGCATTCTTTACCGTACCGCTACGGAACTGGGCTGCACCAAAATCGCCCTGGGACATCACCGTGACGATATTCTGCAAACCCTGTTTTTGAATATGTTTTACGGCGGGAAAATGAAAGGTATGCCGCCGAAGCTGATGAGTGACGACGGTAAGCATATCGTCATCCGCCCGCTGGCTTATTGTCGTGAAAAAGATATTGAGCGCTTTGCCATTGCACGTCAGTATCCGATTATTCCGTGCAACCTGTGCGGCTCTCAGCCTAATCTACAGCGTCAGGTGATTGCAGATATGCTGCGCGACTGGGATAAACGCTATCCGGGTCGCATTGAAACCATGTTCAGCGCCATGCAAAACGTGGTTCCGTCGCATCTGGCCGATACCTCGCTGTTTGATTTTAAATCGATTCAACATGGCAGCGCCGTGGTGGATGGTGGCGATCTGGCTTTCGATCGTGAGTCTCTGCCGCTCCAGCCGGTTGGCTGGCAGCCGGATGAAGAAGAAGATGCGCCTGCGAGTCAGCGCCTGGATATTCTGGAAATCAAATAA
- a CDS encoding BCCT family transporter, whose protein sequence is MNQNEPVLKAKRSQINPPVFYTSAVLIFLLVAFSAMFPEQAERQLGALQSALFTNASWFYILAVALILLTVTYLGMSRYGDIKLGPDHAEPDFSYISWFAMLFSAGMGIGLMFFGVAEPVMHYMAPPTGTPETIQAAKEALRITFFHWGLHAWAIYAIVALILAFFSYRHGLPLTLRSALYPIIGDRIYGWMGHAVDIFAVIGTVLGVATSLGYGVLQVNAGLNHLFGLPVNETVQVILIVVITALATLSVVSGLDKGIRILSEINLSLAVLLLIMVGILGPTVLLLKSFVENTGGYLSEIVTKTFNLYAYEPKSSKWLGGWTLFYWGWWLAWSPFVGMFIARVSRGRTIREFVSGVLFVPAGFTLLWMTFFGNSAIWLIMQKGARDLAETVQADQTLALFNFLEHFPFSSVLSFIAMAMVVVFFVTSADSGAMVVDTLASGGTDKTPIWQRIFWAGLMGVVAITLLLAGGMKALQTVTIASALPFAIILLISMYGLLKALRLDAWKRDSKQIATIAPTAARNPISWQRRLRNIAYFPKRSQVRRFMNEVITPAMKMVEAELARQNTPSRTEDGDDRIHFEVDLGNELNFVYEVRLRSYLQPTFALAGIGDSEKDDEQKYYRAEVYLKEGGQDYDVMGWTQEQILHDILDQYEKHLHFLHVVR, encoded by the coding sequence ATGAATCAAAATGAACCCGTACTTAAAGCTAAACGCAGCCAAATCAATCCGCCGGTTTTTTATACTTCCGCAGTTTTAATCTTCCTGCTGGTCGCCTTCTCGGCGATGTTTCCTGAACAGGCTGAACGCCAGTTAGGCGCGTTGCAAAGCGCCCTGTTTACCAATGCGAGCTGGTTTTACATTCTGGCTGTCGCCCTGATCTTACTGACCGTGACCTACCTGGGGATGTCGCGTTATGGCGATATTAAGCTGGGCCCCGATCATGCCGAACCCGATTTTAGCTATATCTCCTGGTTCGCGATGCTCTTTTCTGCCGGAATGGGTATCGGGCTAATGTTCTTTGGGGTGGCTGAGCCTGTAATGCACTATATGGCCCCGCCTACCGGCACACCGGAAACCATTCAGGCCGCGAAAGAGGCGCTACGTATCACCTTTTTCCACTGGGGGCTTCATGCCTGGGCAATTTATGCGATTGTTGCCCTGATACTGGCCTTTTTCAGCTACCGTCATGGCTTGCCGCTGACGTTGCGCTCGGCGCTCTACCCGATTATTGGCGACCGTATTTATGGCTGGATGGGACACGCCGTCGATATTTTTGCCGTTATCGGTACGGTGTTAGGTGTCGCAACATCGCTGGGGTATGGTGTTTTGCAGGTTAACGCCGGACTGAACCATCTTTTCGGCCTGCCGGTTAATGAAACCGTACAGGTTATTTTAATTGTGGTGATAACCGCGCTGGCAACGCTTTCAGTGGTATCGGGGCTCGATAAGGGGATCCGTATTCTGTCTGAAATCAACCTGAGCCTGGCCGTATTACTGCTGATTATGGTGGGTATTCTTGGTCCAACCGTCCTGCTGCTTAAATCTTTTGTAGAAAATACCGGCGGCTACCTTTCTGAGATCGTAACCAAGACATTCAACCTTTATGCCTATGAGCCTAAGTCCAGCAAATGGCTGGGCGGCTGGACGCTGTTTTACTGGGGCTGGTGGCTGGCATGGTCGCCGTTTGTCGGCATGTTTATCGCTCGTGTCTCACGTGGCCGAACCATCCGGGAGTTTGTTTCCGGCGTTCTTTTTGTTCCTGCGGGCTTCACCCTGCTGTGGATGACCTTTTTCGGCAACAGCGCTATCTGGCTAATTATGCAAAAAGGCGCGCGCGACCTGGCCGAAACCGTTCAGGCCGATCAGACGCTGGCGCTGTTTAATTTTCTGGAGCACTTCCCCTTTAGCTCCGTGCTCTCTTTTATCGCGATGGCGATGGTTGTAGTCTTTTTTGTTACTTCGGCTGACTCGGGTGCGATGGTCGTGGATACGCTTGCTTCCGGTGGGACAGATAAAACACCGATCTGGCAGCGTATCTTTTGGGCCGGATTGATGGGTGTGGTTGCCATCACGCTACTGCTGGCTGGCGGCATGAAAGCCCTGCAAACCGTGACTATCGCCAGTGCACTGCCCTTCGCTATCATCCTGCTGATATCGATGTATGGACTTTTAAAAGCGCTGCGTCTGGATGCATGGAAACGCGACAGTAAACAGATAGCGACTATCGCGCCGACTGCGGCACGCAATCCTATCTCCTGGCAACGCAGGCTGCGTAATATCGCCTATTTCCCGAAACGTTCGCAAGTCAGACGTTTCATGAATGAAGTGATCACACCGGCGATGAAGATGGTGGAAGCGGAGCTGGCCAGGCAGAATACCCCTTCGCGTACCGAGGATGGTGATGATCGCATTCATTTCGAAGTTGATCTGGGCAACGAGCTGAACTTTGTTTATGAAGTCCGGCTACGCTCCTATTTGCAGCCAACTTTTGCTCTGGCGGGAATAGGCGACAGCGAAAAGGATGATGAACAAAAGTATTATCGGGCGGAAGTTTACCTGAAAGAAGGTGGCCAGGATTATGATGTGATGGGCTGGACGCAGGAGCAGATCCTTCACGATATTCTTGATCAATATGAAAAACACCTGCACTTTTTACATGTGGTCCGTTAA
- a CDS encoding DUF333 domain-containing protein, with translation MKAATFLLAGAALLLSACSSSDNEPPQQATAAHVQPRVSMSSLAESNCALAGGTLAFSRQLDGSSTGMCQLANGRRCSESALESGSCARF, from the coding sequence ATGAAAGCAGCCACTTTTCTGCTTGCTGGCGCTGCGCTGTTGCTCAGCGCATGTAGCAGCAGTGACAATGAGCCGCCACAGCAGGCCACCGCCGCGCATGTTCAGCCCAGAGTCAGTATGTCCTCTCTGGCGGAAAGCAACTGCGCCCTCGCGGGCGGAACCCTGGCATTTTCTCGTCAGCTGGACGGCAGTAGCACGGGAATGTGTCAGTTAGCCAATGGGCGTCGCTGTAGTGAAAGCGCGCTGGAAAGCGGAAGCTGCGCGCGCTTTTAA
- the mpaA gene encoding murein tripeptide amidase MpaA — protein MTMQQPRSQRGALTAEMTRYGTSVLGAPLLWFPAPLAARDSGLILAGTHGDEGAAVVTLSCALRTLPARLRRHHLVLAVNPDGCQLGLRANANGVDLNRNFPAANWQAGETVYRWNSSAEQRDVKLSTGARAASEPETAALCQLIHTLRPAWVVSLHEPLACIEDPQHSQLGGWLAEQTGLPLVSSVGYSTPGSFGSWCADIGLPCITAELPPVSADEATERYLPALTGLLYWQPETQKRR, from the coding sequence ATGACAATGCAACAGCCGCGTTCACAACGCGGCGCACTGACGGCGGAGATGACGCGTTACGGCACGTCGGTGTTGGGGGCGCCGCTGCTCTGGTTCCCGGCGCCGCTGGCGGCACGCGATAGCGGGCTAATTCTGGCAGGCACGCACGGTGACGAAGGCGCAGCTGTGGTAACCCTTTCCTGCGCGCTGCGCACACTGCCTGCCCGTCTGCGACGGCATCATCTGGTACTGGCGGTTAATCCCGACGGCTGCCAGCTGGGTTTGCGCGCCAATGCCAACGGCGTAGACCTTAACCGTAACTTTCCGGCGGCGAACTGGCAGGCTGGCGAAACGGTATATCGCTGGAACAGTAGCGCTGAACAACGTGACGTAAAGCTTTCTACCGGCGCGCGTGCCGCGTCAGAGCCGGAAACCGCAGCGCTCTGTCAGCTGATTCATACGCTGCGGCCTGCCTGGGTGGTCTCCCTGCATGAACCGTTGGCCTGCATTGAGGATCCGCAGCATAGCCAGCTCGGCGGCTGGTTAGCTGAACAGACAGGGCTGCCGCTGGTCTCCAGCGTTGGCTACAGCACCCCCGGTTCGTTCGGAAGCTGGTGCGCCGATATTGGTCTCCCCTGCATTACCGCCGAGCTGCCGCCGGTTTCTGCCGATGAGGCGACGGAACGTTATCTGCCAGCCTTAACCGGACTGCTTTACTGGCAGCCCGAAACACAGAAGAGGCGTTAA